From a region of the Oryza sativa Japonica Group chromosome 6, ASM3414082v1 genome:
- the LOC4340356 gene encoding glutamate receptor 2.7, translated as MERWPLPVAASAAAVARLSLLVVLCGAISRAAAAAPVRVGVVLDLASGGEGRRSLACISMALDDYYGANDYSTAAAARARVELRVRDSRGDVLAAAHAGDKIKLMDYLSLLVVLAVEELMNKNAQVEAIIGPQTSAEVELFAGIAIRNHIPILSFSPTTSPALSSPPTRFFVRTAASIASQAAPIAAILDVFSWRAAVLLHEDSLYGIGILPALVHAFQVQGQLLAGSYGARGVVDSVSVPADATDGRLDAALRAVKIMPWRVYVVHMLPALVARLFRRASVAGMMSEGYAWIATAGVGAAADGLSPDDIEHMQGVVSLRPYVQPTGQVRSFTRRLKARFRRDNPGIDDEDDDDDVAHTSASLLWLYDTAWAAAAAADRCLHQSSNAREEHNTTTFLDALLATTFQGLAGRFRLVDGERQVSAYEVVNIIGSGARTVGFWTPELGVSQDMARRRPKSGSNEELKQILWPGETAAVPIGWSESANGRPLRVAVPVKVGFNQFVAIRRQQNQTSAGGAMITGFCIDVFQAVMAKLAYPVAYQYVPVTDNMLSYDKMVNLVHEKKADVVVADMTITAERMKLVSFTMPFTDSGVSMVVAEKEKANNMWIFLRPLTPGLWITSMAFFFFTGFVVWAIEHRINPRFHGTPCNQFGVVFYFAFSTLVFSHKEKLESNLSKLVVIVWVFTVLIITTSYTANLTSMLTVGQLQPTINELKKGDYVGYQQGSFVQNILKDMGFNEDRLRAYATIDQYAEALNMGSDNGGVSAIIDEVPYLKLFVSQYCQGYAIVGPTYKSGGFGFVFPVGSPLVPDVSRAIVQLAEENRLARIENKWFGEPGSCARKSNSTGDDKLRLKPRSFGGLFLINAAVSSAALLAHLVAVSSLPTELRRRFAVVVAFGVSGRRGGGAPVAMAGGGAEERISEPHQLVGEPPNQNHSAAGTSSTVVVQ; from the exons ATGGAGAGGTGGCCGCTTCCCGTTGCTGCTTCGGCAGCTGCAGTAGCTCGCCTTTCTCTTCTGGTCGTGCTTTGCGGTGCCATCagtagggcggcggcggcggcgccggtgagggtCGGAGTTGTGCTGGAcctggcgagcggcggcgagggaaggAGGAGCCTCGCCTGCATTTCAATGGCGTTGGACGACTACTACGGCGCCAACGATTATTctaccgccgcggccgcgcgcgcgagggTGGAGCTGCGCGTCAGGGACTCGCGCGGGGACGTCCTTGCGGCAGCGCACGCCG GggataaaattaaattaatggaCTACTTATCCCTTCTCGTTGTCCTTGCAGTTGAGGAGTTGATGAACAAGAACGCCCAGGTCGAAGCCATCATCGGGCCTCAAACCTCAGCCGAAGTCGAGCTCTTCGCTGGCATCGCGATCCGCAACCACATCCcgatcctctccttctcccctacTACCTCACCGGCGTTGAGCTCACCGCCGACACGCTTCTTCGTGCGCACCGCTGCCAGCATCGCCTCCCAGGCCGCGCCCATCGCCGCAATCCTCGATGTGTTCTCGTGGCGCGCGGCCGTGCTCCTTCACGAGGACTCGCTCTACGGCATCGGCATCCTCCCGGCGCTGGTTCACGCGTTCCAGGTGCAAGGGCAGCTGCTGGCAGGGTCGTACGGTGCGCGTGGCGTGGTGGACAGCGTGTCCGTGCCGGCCGACGCGACGGATGGCCGCCTCGACGCGGCGCTCCGTGCCGTCAAGATCATGCCGTGGCGGGTCTACGTCGTGCACATGCTCCCCGCCCTGGTCGCGCGCCTCTTCCGCCGGGCCAGCGTCGCCGGCATGATGTCGGAGGGCTACGCGTGGatcgccaccgccggcgtcggcgccgcggcggacggCCTTAGCCCTGACGACATCGAGCACATGCAGGGTGTCGTCAGCCTACGCCCGTACGTGCAGCCGACGGGCCAAGTCAGGAGTTTCACGAGGCGGCTCAAGGCAAGGTTTCGCCGTGATAACCCGGGCatcgacgacgaagacgacgacgacgacgtcgcgcACACGTCGGCGTCGCTGCTCTGGCTGTACGACACGGCatgggcagccgccgccgcagccgatcGATGTCTCCACCAGAGCAGCAACGCGAGGGAAGAACACAACACGACGACGTTTCTCGATGCTCTGCTCGCGACCACGTTTCAAGGCCTGGCCGGAAGGTTCAGGCTGGTCGACGGCGAGCGGCAGGTGTCGGCGTACGAGGTTGTCAACATCATCGGCAGCGGCGCGAGGACGGTGGGTTTCTGGACGCCGGAGCTTGGGGTCTCCCAGGACATGGCGCGGCGCCGCCCCAAGAGTGGCAGCAATGAGGAGCTGAAGCAAATCCTATGGCCGGGCGAGACGGCGGCCGTCCCGATCGGGTGGAGCGAGTCGGCGAACGGGCGGCCgctccgcgtcgccgtcccggtGAAGGTCGGATTCAACCAATTCGTGGCGATCCGAAGGCAACAAAACCAGACGAGCGCCGGCGGGGCAATGATCACAGGCTTCTGCATAGACGTGTTCCAAGCGGTCATGGCGAAGCTGGCGTATCCAGTCGCATATCAGTATGTGCCAGTCACTGACAACATGTTATCTTATGACAAAATGGTGAACCTGGTGCATGAAAAG AAAGCCGATGTGGTTGTGGCTGATATGACGATCACGGCAGAACGGATGAAACTGGTTTCATTCACGATGCCATTCACCGACTCAGGAGTGTCGATGGTTGTGGCGGAAAAGGAGAAGGCAAACAACATGTGGATCTTCCTAAGGCCACTAACTCCGGGCCTTTGGATCACTAGCAtggctttcttcttcttcaccgGCTTCGTCGTGTGGGCAATTGAGCACAGGATCAACCCCCGATTCCATGGCACGCCATGTAATCAGTTCGGAGTTGTATTCTACTTTGCATTCTCGACTCTAGTCTTCTCCCATA AGGAGAAGTTGGAGAGCAACCTGTCGAAGCTCGTGGTCATCGTATGGGTGTTTACTGTTCTTATCATCACGACAAGCTACACGGCAAACCTAACATCGATGTTGACAGTGGGACAGCTGCAGCCGACGATAAACGAATTAAAGAAGGGCGACTATGTGGGTTATCAGCAGGGATCATTCGTCCAAAACATCCTAAAAGACATGGGATTCAATGAGGACAGACTAAGGGCATATGCCACAATTGACCAGTATGCCGAAGCCCTAAACATGGGGTCAGATAACGGCGGTGTCTCGGCAATTATTGACGAAGTGCCCTACTTGAAGCTCTTTGTGTCTCAGTACTGCCAAGGCTACGCCATAGTTGGTCCAACGTACAAGAGCGGTGGATTTGGATTC GTTTTCCCGGTGGGGTCTCCGCTGGTGCCGGACGTGTCGCGCGCGATCGTGCAGCTGGCCGAGGAAAACAGGCTCGCGAGGATCGAGAACAAGTGGTTCGGCGAGCCCGGCTCCTGCGCGAGAAAGAGCAACAGCACCGGCGACGACAAGCTCCGGCTGAAGCCGAGGAGCTTCGGCGGGCTGTTCCTCATCAACGCCGCCGTGTCCTCCGCCGCGCTCCTGgcccacctcgtcgccgtctcGTCGCTGCCGAcggagctgcggcggcgcttcgccgtcgtcgtcgctttCGGTGTATCCGGCCGGCGTGGAGGTGGAGCGCCGGTGGCGATGGCtggtggcggcgcggaggagagaATAAGCGAGCCGCATCAGTTGGTTGGGGAACCACCGAACCAGAACCACTCAGCTGCAGGGACCAGCTCAACAGTAGTAGTACAGTAG